One Scytonema millei VB511283 DNA window includes the following coding sequences:
- a CDS encoding rhodanese-like domain-containing protein, whose product MHELNQHKDDPNVTVLDVRSDEEYSNGNVPGANHIYVPHLEEHLDELDKIQTIATYCGSGYRASIAASLLQKHGFEQVINVPGSWNA is encoded by the coding sequence GTGCATGAGTTGAACCAGCACAAAGACGATCCCAATGTCACGGTGTTGGATGTCCGCTCGGATGAAGAGTACAGCAACGGTAACGTGCCTGGTGCTAACCACATTTACGTACCGCATTTAGAAGAGCATCTTGACGAGTTAGATAAGATTCAAACTATTGCCACCTATTGCGGCAGTGGTTATCGAGCTTCAATCGCTGCCAGTCTTCTACAAAAGCATGGTTTTGAGCAGGTCATCAACGTCCCTGGTTCGTGGAATGCTTGA
- a CDS encoding WGxxGxxG family protein: MRLSSFSKILGISAIAVSATILPLNMPANAQIIAPDVEREDIYEDEDDGFDWGWLGLIGLFGLAGLAGKNKRQEPVIERDARLGNRMIEDREPTAYRDPDSSDRTGYR; the protein is encoded by the coding sequence ATGCGGCTTTCCAGCTTTTCTAAAATTCTAGGCATAAGTGCGATCGCAGTAAGTGCCACAATCCTACCCCTAAATATGCCTGCTAACGCCCAAATTATTGCACCTGATGTCGAGCGTGAAGACATTTACGAAGACGAAGATGATGGTTTTGATTGGGGCTGGCTGGGATTGATTGGTTTATTTGGTTTGGCTGGTTTAGCAGGTAAGAACAAACGCCAAGAACCTGTTATAGAACGAGACGCTCGCTTAGGAAATCGGATGATTGAAGATCGCGAACCTACTGCATATCGAGATCCCGATTCAAGCGATCGCACTGGTTATCGTTGA
- a CDS encoding dihydrolipoyl dehydrogenase family protein has protein sequence MQTCLTQGHKAERPDMKTADLIVIGSGQGGIPLAADWAKAGSKVVLFERDALGGSCINYGCTPSKAFLAAAHAAGRARQAASLGIQAQVQIDFPTVMERVRSIRDRFNQGTHKRLDTAGVEIVCAEAAFTGERTVTGGDVTAEAPVIVINTGTSALVPDIPGLANTPYLTNRNFFDLQALPPRLLVVGGGYIGMELGQGLARLGSQTDIIVRGDRLLDREESEVSDTLAEAFKRDGIGLHFHTSVQQVQHIDGVFTLNLSNGETLEAEALLVATGRKPNTDALNVAAAEIELDPQGYVKIDDRFHTTNPHVYAIGDVAKQPAFTHVSWEDYRRLKAILCGEERTKSDRVLGYAVYTEPQVGRVGMTLAEAEKQGINARAVTLPMAHIARGIEWGHDLGFYRLVIDRDTDKILGATLVGYETAELVHVFLSLMEAGATWQLLEQSVHIHPTYGEALPSLARLLIGEDMPTCPNM, from the coding sequence ATGCAAACTTGTCTGACGCAAGGACACAAAGCAGAGCGCCCAGATATGAAAACAGCAGACCTCATCGTTATCGGTAGCGGTCAAGGTGGCATTCCCTTAGCTGCTGATTGGGCAAAGGCAGGAAGCAAGGTGGTTCTGTTCGAGCGCGATGCTTTGGGAGGAAGTTGCATTAACTACGGCTGTACGCCCTCAAAAGCGTTTCTTGCTGCTGCCCATGCCGCAGGTCGCGCCCGTCAAGCTGCTAGTTTGGGCATCCAGGCTCAGGTACAAATAGATTTTCCTACCGTGATGGAACGGGTAAGGTCGATCCGCGATCGCTTCAATCAAGGGACGCACAAGCGTTTAGATACCGCAGGGGTTGAAATCGTCTGCGCTGAAGCTGCCTTTACTGGAGAACGCACGGTGACAGGTGGCGATGTGACGGCTGAGGCTCCAGTCATCGTCATTAATACGGGGACTTCGGCACTAGTACCCGACATTCCAGGTTTAGCCAACACCCCCTATCTCACAAATCGCAATTTTTTTGACTTGCAGGCGCTACCGCCCCGTTTGTTAGTCGTGGGAGGTGGATATATTGGGATGGAATTAGGGCAGGGATTGGCGCGTTTGGGCAGTCAAACTGATATTATCGTGCGGGGCGATCGCTTGCTCGATCGCGAAGAGTCGGAAGTCAGCGACACGTTAGCAGAAGCATTTAAGCGCGATGGAATTGGATTGCACTTTCACACTAGCGTGCAACAAGTTCAACATATAGATGGAGTATTTACTCTAAATTTGAGCAATGGCGAAACCTTAGAGGCAGAAGCTTTGTTAGTTGCCACCGGACGCAAACCGAATACGGATGCATTGAATGTAGCGGCGGCGGAAATTGAGTTGGATCCACAGGGGTATGTCAAGATCGACGATCGCTTTCATACAACTAACCCCCACGTCTATGCGATTGGTGATGTTGCTAAACAGCCCGCTTTCACCCATGTTTCCTGGGAAGACTATCGCCGCCTCAAAGCGATTTTGTGTGGCGAGGAGCGCACCAAGAGCGATCGCGTTTTGGGCTATGCCGTTTACACCGAACCCCAAGTAGGGCGCGTTGGCATGACGCTAGCAGAAGCAGAAAAACAAGGCATCAATGCCCGTGCGGTGACTCTACCAATGGCACATATTGCGCGGGGGATCGAGTGGGGACACGACCTGGGATTTTATCGCCTGGTTATCGATCGCGATACTGACAAAATTTTAGGTGCAACCTTGGTAGGTTATGAAACTGCCGAGTTAGTCCATGTATTCTTATCGCTGATGGAAGCGGGTGCAACGTGGCAATTATTAGAGCAATCCGTTCACATTCATCCAACCTACGGTGAGGCGCTGCCGAGTTTGGCGCGGCTGTTGATTGGCGAGGATATGCCTACTTGCCCGAATATGTGA
- a CDS encoding metallophosphoesterase, with protein sequence MKKIKYVLLSLLGLISAILIWGLLEPYLIDVEPQVAAIPNLPAAWSGQKVAVIGDWQIGMWLDNTPTIRQIVRQIVKERPAIALIIGDFIYSPGQNPSEEINQAIELVRPLPASGIATYAVLGNHDYGMKAKDAPPNVTLAANLAESLEAAGVQVLKNEAVAIVPSQDRSQTSAKSDRIYLVGVGSHWANEDKPAAALAEVPDSAPRFVMMHNPESFALFPANTAPVAVAGHTHGGQIRLPFTPEWSWLTFTKKDRVHADGWSDGFGKPGNHLYVNRGIGFSIIPIRINCPPEITLFALQPARESA encoded by the coding sequence ATGAAAAAAATTAAGTACGTTCTATTAAGTTTATTAGGCTTAATTAGTGCAATTCTGATTTGGGGTTTGCTCGAACCATACCTAATTGACGTAGAACCACAAGTTGCTGCAATTCCCAATCTACCTGCTGCTTGGTCAGGGCAAAAAGTTGCAGTTATCGGTGATTGGCAGATAGGAATGTGGCTGGACAACACCCCTACTATTCGTCAAATTGTACGGCAAATAGTTAAAGAGCGTCCCGCGATCGCGTTGATTATTGGTGACTTTATTTACTCTCCAGGTCAGAACCCCAGCGAAGAAATTAACCAAGCAATCGAGCTTGTCCGTCCGCTACCTGCCTCCGGTATCGCAACCTATGCCGTGTTGGGCAATCACGATTATGGCATGAAAGCAAAGGATGCTCCTCCAAACGTAACTTTAGCCGCTAATTTAGCTGAGTCTTTAGAAGCGGCAGGCGTACAAGTGTTGAAAAATGAAGCTGTTGCGATCGTACCGTCACAAGATAGAAGCCAAACATCAGCTAAAAGCGATCGCATCTATTTAGTAGGTGTAGGATCGCACTGGGCTAATGAGGACAAACCAGCAGCAGCACTGGCTGAAGTACCAGACTCAGCACCCAGGTTTGTCATGATGCATAATCCCGAATCTTTTGCCCTGTTTCCCGCCAATACTGCACCTGTGGCTGTAGCAGGACACACTCACGGAGGACAAATTCGCTTGCCATTCACTCCAGAATGGTCTTGGTTGACTTTTACTAAAAAAGATCGGGTTCATGCTGACGGCTGGAGCGATGGATTTGGAAAGCCAGGAAACCATCTTTACGTGAACCGAGGGATTGGTTTTAGCATCATACCAATCAGAATCAATTGCCCGCCTGAAATTACTTTGTTTGCACTTCAGCCAGCCCGCGAATCTGCCTAA
- a CDS encoding SH3 domain-containing protein produces MNWKHRSKEYSALTIPFLTAAILATPMLSVSAIELRDNTSSNSKDLLAAEIGNQIAQRSYSCNQVIAKRGLYVREQPTVYSNAVGIIAYGRNVEVAGGITNNWVPISAPLKGYVYADWIGRCQAKAPPPSSCRRVVANRGIPARQEPSNDSKVVGYISSGRRVILTGRGANGWVPISIPFRGYVPSAQLVYCRNFPG; encoded by the coding sequence ATGAATTGGAAACATCGCTCAAAAGAATATTCAGCATTAACAATACCTTTCTTAACAGCAGCAATTCTTGCCACTCCCATGCTTTCCGTCAGTGCAATTGAATTGCGGGATAATACGTCTTCTAACTCAAAAGATCTACTAGCTGCTGAAATCGGAAATCAAATAGCACAACGCTCGTATAGTTGCAACCAAGTCATTGCTAAAAGAGGTTTGTACGTCCGAGAACAGCCCACAGTTTATAGTAATGCAGTTGGGATTATTGCCTACGGGCGTAACGTAGAAGTTGCAGGCGGGATTACGAATAACTGGGTTCCTATTTCTGCACCTTTGAAGGGATATGTCTATGCAGATTGGATCGGTCGCTGTCAAGCTAAAGCCCCACCACCCAGCAGTTGCCGTCGAGTCGTTGCCAATCGAGGAATTCCGGCAAGACAAGAACCCTCAAATGATAGCAAGGTAGTCGGTTATATTTCTAGCGGTCGCAGAGTCATACTTACAGGTAGAGGAGCAAATGGTTGGGTGCCAATTTCTATTCCTTTTAGGGGATATGTACCATCAGCTCAACTGGTTTACTGTCGGAATTTTCCTGGCTAG